The following proteins come from a genomic window of Thermoproteus sp.:
- a CDS encoding flavin reductase family protein — protein sequence MALKEVRLNDFHYILYPATVPIIAARAGGEVGAMPAVWTTSISISPPLLMTALAPERRTYRLVRESGYFTVNLLDFSRAGALAFIGDVSARFVPDKLERANLKLVPAKRVPSVYVEEASAVIECELKEVLDVGGDHDIFVGRVVAAYASEDFTEGGWRLERYKPVLYVGRTRRPGPVRRRFATTGEVAEFEYARGMSQAVEERRKAREAAESAVRDLAEKLGRSQRDAAYLLLDVLKSLLGPDWKA from the coding sequence ATGGCCCTGAAGGAGGTCAGACTCAACGACTTTCACTACATCTTGTACCCGGCCACGGTGCCCATCATAGCGGCTAGGGCCGGCGGCGAGGTCGGGGCCATGCCGGCCGTGTGGACCACCTCGATATCGATTTCTCCGCCCCTGTTGATGACCGCGTTGGCGCCGGAGCGTAGGACTTATAGGCTGGTCAGAGAGAGCGGATATTTCACCGTGAACCTCCTCGACTTCTCGAGGGCTGGCGCCTTGGCCTTTATAGGCGACGTGTCGGCCAGGTTCGTCCCCGACAAGCTCGAGAGGGCGAATTTAAAGCTGGTGCCCGCCAAGAGGGTTCCCAGCGTCTATGTCGAGGAGGCGTCGGCGGTAATCGAGTGCGAATTGAAGGAGGTCTTGGACGTCGGCGGCGACCACGACATATTTGTGGGCAGAGTCGTAGCGGCCTACGCGTCGGAGGACTTCACGGAGGGGGGATGGCGCTTGGAGAGGTATAAGCCCGTGCTGTACGTTGGGAGGACTCGCCGCCCCGGCCCCGTGAGGAGACGTTTCGCCACGACCGGCGAGGTGGCCGAATTCGAATACGCGCGGGGCATGTCTCAGGCGGTCGAGGAGCGGAGAAAGGCCCGGGAGGCCGCAGAGAGCGCTGTGAGGGATTTAGCTGAGAAGTTGGGTAGAAGTCAAAGGGATGCCGCATATCTCCTCCTCGACGTGTTGAAGAGCTTGCTGGGCCCCGACTGGAAGGCGTAG
- a CDS encoding molybdopterin-dependent oxidoreductase: MECPEVKVERPWPPNQVKARRFVIYDVFDPPDVPPERHVIKIVGMVEKPLEIPLPELQRRYPCVDVVAPFHCVTGWSIERVVWRGVQTRVLLEEARPYGPYALAWGIDGYSASLPLEALLEEGSVVAWTMNGAPLPKKHGAPARLVVPTRYAWKSVKYFGALEVLEQPTPGYWEAFGYALNADPWREERFDFGAPQMRGRKVGL, from the coding sequence GTGGAGTGTCCCGAAGTTAAGGTCGAAAGGCCTTGGCCTCCCAACCAAGTCAAGGCGCGCCGCTTCGTCATATACGACGTATTCGACCCGCCGGACGTCCCGCCGGAGAGACACGTCATCAAGATAGTGGGCATGGTGGAGAAGCCGTTGGAGATTCCGCTACCAGAACTACAAAGGAGGTACCCATGCGTAGATGTCGTCGCGCCGTTCCACTGCGTGACGGGCTGGTCGATAGAGAGAGTGGTCTGGAGGGGAGTCCAGACCAGAGTCCTGCTGGAGGAGGCGAGGCCCTACGGCCCCTACGCGTTGGCGTGGGGCATAGACGGCTACAGCGCATCGCTTCCGCTAGAGGCGCTGTTGGAGGAGGGCAGCGTCGTCGCGTGGACCATGAACGGGGCGCCTCTGCCCAAGAAGCACGGCGCACCCGCGAGGCTTGTGGTGCCTACCCGTTACGCGTGGAAGAGCGTGAAGTATTTCGGCGCCCTCGAGGTGTTAGAACAGCCGACGCCAGGATATTGGGAGGCCTTCGGCTACGCGCTGAACGCAGACCCCTGGAGGGAGGAGAGGTTCGACTTCGGGGCGCCGCAAATGAGAGGCAGGAAGGTCGGCCTCTAG
- a CDS encoding clan AA aspartic protease produces the protein MGLTFAEVEINGRRYYALVDTGFNGEVLVSSRVAKELGLAPVGEAERVLADGRKIKVAVAPARLSLFGESAYVWVEVLESPPFDVLVGVIALERLGFAVDPSSGRIIRVGQLIV, from the coding sequence GTGGGCCTCACGTTTGCCGAAGTGGAAATCAACGGGAGGCGGTACTACGCCTTGGTTGACACCGGCTTCAACGGAGAGGTTTTGGTCAGCTCTAGAGTGGCTAAGGAGCTGGGCCTCGCGCCGGTGGGCGAAGCCGAGAGGGTTTTGGCGGATGGGCGCAAGATAAAAGTGGCCGTGGCTCCTGCGAGGCTGTCCCTATTTGGCGAGTCTGCATATGTGTGGGTGGAGGTGTTGGAGTCTCCCCCCTTTGATGTGTTGGTCGGAGTAATTGCGCTAGAGAGGCTCGGCTTCGCGGTGGATCCCAGTAGCGGCCGTATTATAAGGGTAGGCCAGCTCATCGTCTAG
- a CDS encoding SDR family oxidoreductase has translation MRLNGRNVVVVGVGPGLGSAVVYLALREGASVYAFARNRQFLEELRAAMSSYGPLRIGAHDFSKLEEALAAAEEVKRALGQIHGLVVTAGGYVAGGVEELDESSLEDMLSRNLKAHLYAVKAFLPLMGRGSSIVLTAATGGTYALWRNHLAYVASKAALAKAAEALARDLLERGIRVNAVAPGGMAKDFRPGRQYAAPPLGSPQVPPEEVAKVIVWLLTDEASWVTGAVIPVDGGRRLKE, from the coding sequence ATGAGATTGAACGGGAGAAACGTCGTGGTGGTCGGCGTAGGGCCCGGCTTGGGGTCGGCCGTGGTCTACCTCGCCTTGAGGGAAGGCGCGTCCGTCTACGCCTTCGCGAGGAACAGACAGTTCCTAGAGGAGCTACGTGCGGCCATGTCTAGCTACGGCCCTCTCCGCATCGGCGCCCATGACTTCTCCAAGCTAGAGGAGGCCCTCGCGGCGGCGGAGGAGGTCAAGAGGGCCCTCGGGCAGATACATGGCTTGGTGGTCACTGCCGGCGGCTACGTGGCCGGAGGCGTGGAGGAGCTGGACGAAAGTTCTCTCGAGGACATGCTGTCGCGGAACTTGAAGGCCCACCTATATGCGGTTAAGGCGTTCCTCCCGCTGATGGGCAGGGGCTCCTCTATAGTCCTGACGGCCGCCACTGGCGGCACCTATGCCCTATGGCGCAACCACCTGGCCTATGTTGCCTCTAAGGCCGCCTTGGCCAAAGCCGCCGAGGCGCTGGCTAGAGACCTACTGGAGAGAGGGATAAGAGTCAACGCGGTGGCTCCCGGAGGGATGGCCAAAGACTTCAGGCCGGGTAGGCAGTACGCCGCGCCGCCGTTGGGCTCTCCGCAAGTCCCGCCGGAAGAGGTGGCGAAGGTGATTGTCTGGTTGCTCACAGACGAGGCCAGTTGGGTCACGGGGGCGGTAATCCCTGTAGACGGCGGGAGGAGACTTAAGGAGTAG
- the merA gene encoding mercury(II) reductase, with the protein MEYDLVVVGGGSAGFAAAIKAAELGAKVAMVNSGLPPGGTCVNVGCVPTKFLVRAAEAVRRVKAFMPKAEIKASLRELLKEAAEVSAELRKEKYVDLLDYYDIKYIEARGLLAGPRAVKASGDVVEGRGVILATGSRPVVPKLKGIDEVVFYTNERLFDLGEPSSVVFIGGGAVAVELGQALNRLGIKVSIVARGRLLKHEEEIASSFVEDVLREEGVEVLHDEAVAVRRADGGVEVVTRGGARAFGEALFLAVGRAPNSEVAGGLLDLNPDGSIKVNNKLETSMPGVYAAGDVAGGVTLRGGRYAENAAARQGVVAAVNALGGSADYDPLVVPRVVFTDPPVASVGMLEEEMLASGIGCRCSAVPVRLVALARTSKRLEGFIKINTFPETWRVSMRGGRIAGAIVAAPNGEELIHVFALAIAKGMHTGDIAELVPAFPSFGEALRLAALSFEKDVAKLSCCAG; encoded by the coding sequence ATGGAGTACGACTTGGTGGTTGTGGGCGGAGGCTCTGCTGGATTTGCGGCGGCCATAAAGGCGGCCGAGCTTGGCGCGAAGGTCGCGATGGTGAACTCGGGCCTCCCTCCGGGAGGCACATGCGTCAACGTGGGCTGTGTGCCCACTAAATTCCTCGTGCGCGCGGCCGAGGCGGTCCGTCGCGTCAAGGCCTTCATGCCCAAGGCCGAGATAAAGGCCTCGCTAAGGGAGTTGTTGAAGGAGGCCGCCGAAGTCTCGGCCGAGTTACGTAAGGAGAAATATGTCGACCTCCTCGACTATTACGACATAAAGTACATAGAGGCTAGGGGGCTGTTGGCCGGACCTAGAGCCGTCAAGGCCAGCGGAGACGTGGTCGAGGGGAGAGGCGTGATCTTGGCGACGGGGTCCCGCCCGGTCGTCCCTAAACTTAAGGGCATCGATGAGGTGGTCTTTTACACCAACGAGAGGCTGTTCGATCTGGGCGAGCCGTCTAGCGTCGTCTTCATCGGCGGCGGCGCCGTGGCCGTCGAGTTGGGCCAAGCTCTAAACAGGCTGGGCATTAAGGTCTCGATTGTAGCCCGGGGGAGGCTCTTGAAGCATGAAGAAGAAATTGCGTCCAGCTTCGTCGAGGACGTATTGAGGGAGGAGGGCGTGGAGGTCCTGCACGACGAGGCCGTGGCCGTGAGGAGGGCCGACGGGGGCGTGGAAGTCGTCACTAGGGGCGGTGCACGCGCGTTCGGTGAGGCGTTATTTCTGGCCGTGGGCAGAGCGCCGAACTCAGAGGTCGCCGGAGGCCTGTTGGACCTCAATCCCGACGGCTCCATAAAGGTGAACAACAAACTGGAGACCTCTATGCCGGGCGTATATGCCGCTGGCGATGTGGCGGGAGGCGTGACGCTACGAGGAGGCCGTTACGCCGAAAACGCAGCGGCCAGGCAGGGCGTCGTGGCGGCCGTTAATGCCTTAGGCGGAAGCGCTGACTACGACCCGCTGGTCGTCCCCAGAGTGGTCTTTACAGACCCGCCAGTGGCCTCTGTGGGCATGTTAGAGGAGGAAATGTTGGCATCGGGCATAGGCTGTAGGTGCTCCGCGGTGCCTGTGCGCCTGGTCGCCTTGGCCCGCACCTCCAAGAGACTTGAGGGCTTCATAAAGATAAACACCTTCCCCGAGACTTGGCGCGTCTCAATGAGGGGAGGCAGAATAGCCGGAGCTATCGTGGCCGCGCCCAACGGCGAGGAGTTGATACACGTATTCGCCCTGGCGATAGCTAAAGGCATGCACACGGGCGATATAGCCGAGTTAGTTCCTGCGTTCCCCTCCTTCGGCGAGGCCTTAAGGCTGGCCGCCCTCTCCTTCGAGAAAGACGTGGCTAAATTGAGCTGTTGCGCCGGATAG
- a CDS encoding heavy metal translocating P-type ATPase, with protein MEGLGGIKIGVKVEGREVVLKILGMHCATCSLTVQKALLSVRGVKWAEASLASNEAKVVVDPSALDYSELLRAVRRAGYDVYRESAHIALAGFRPEEAAAVERAARIWGVFSASVNPAAGVLHVEYNPLEVTAEEVAKAVEKAGYRVRGIEKGEVDVDIDRRVVEEEVRELRRRLVPAVPITALLMASMFFPIAPLAQLALASVVQFYSGWRFISGAARAFRNKTGNMDTLVALGTLSTFIYSVASAMTGGPTFFEASAAVITFVLAGRYAESLMRLRTGDAVRKLAGLQPPRARVRRGSDWVEVDTSSVSPGDIVEVREGELVPVDGYVDEGFGVVDESAFTGEPMPVEKKQGDLVLAGTRLIRGRFAVRTTRAGRHTFLAEMIRLVRRAQNARLPVQNLADRVAGIFTWVVVAVAVATFSAWMALGAPLPLAIMFMASVLVVACPCALGLATPLAVVVGVGRAAERGLLVKNVDAMEKALRAKYIVFDKTGTLTLGSPKVVKYIGDEGALALAASAESKSLHPLARAVVEYARALGLVVREPEFYDSFPGMGVYAKVDGRVVAVGNEKLVENMGAEVPAELKEAAQAFRSQGCVAVYVVVDGSVRGLIAVGDELRPEVSDVLRRLRSLGLEPVVLSGDDRRTVELVSKSLGIGRFYGNADPEAKAKILADLKREGPVIFVGDGVNDAPALAAADVGIAVSNSAEVAKEAGDVVIKQGDLGKVLEFLELSKKVLRTARFNLLWAFAYNAVLMPIAAGLFYPALYLRPEFAGLAMSLSSITVTLNALRLRKA; from the coding sequence ATGGAGGGGCTCGGCGGGATTAAGATAGGCGTAAAGGTAGAGGGGCGGGAGGTCGTCCTCAAGATATTGGGGATGCACTGCGCCACTTGTTCGTTGACTGTGCAGAAGGCCCTTCTCTCCGTCAGAGGCGTCAAGTGGGCCGAGGCGTCGCTGGCCAGCAACGAGGCTAAGGTGGTGGTGGATCCCTCTGCCTTGGACTACAGCGAACTGCTCAGAGCGGTGAGGCGCGCCGGCTACGACGTATATAGAGAGTCTGCCCATATAGCGCTGGCGGGCTTTCGGCCCGAGGAGGCGGCCGCTGTGGAGAGGGCGGCGAGGATCTGGGGGGTGTTCAGCGCCTCAGTCAATCCGGCCGCAGGAGTGCTCCACGTCGAGTACAACCCCCTGGAGGTCACCGCGGAGGAGGTCGCCAAGGCGGTCGAGAAGGCCGGCTATAGGGTCCGCGGGATCGAGAAGGGGGAGGTCGATGTGGATATAGACAGGAGGGTAGTCGAGGAGGAGGTCAGAGAGCTCAGGAGGAGGCTGGTGCCGGCAGTTCCCATTACCGCCCTCCTGATGGCCTCTATGTTCTTCCCCATCGCGCCTCTGGCCCAGTTGGCTCTGGCCTCTGTGGTCCAGTTCTATTCGGGCTGGAGGTTCATTTCGGGCGCGGCGCGGGCGTTTAGGAACAAGACGGGCAATATGGACACGCTGGTGGCTCTCGGCACTTTGAGCACTTTCATCTACAGCGTGGCTTCCGCCATGACGGGTGGACCTACGTTCTTCGAGGCGTCGGCCGCCGTGATCACCTTCGTGCTGGCTGGGAGATATGCAGAGAGCCTAATGAGGCTCCGCACTGGTGACGCCGTGAGGAAGCTGGCCGGGCTACAGCCACCGAGGGCTAGAGTCCGCAGAGGGTCCGACTGGGTCGAGGTCGACACCTCGAGCGTCAGCCCCGGCGATATAGTGGAGGTCAGAGAGGGGGAGCTGGTGCCCGTAGACGGGTATGTGGACGAGGGCTTTGGGGTCGTAGACGAGTCGGCCTTCACCGGCGAGCCGATGCCCGTCGAGAAGAAGCAAGGCGATTTGGTGCTAGCGGGGACCCGCCTGATAAGGGGGAGGTTCGCCGTGAGGACCACCAGGGCGGGAAGACACACCTTCCTCGCCGAAATGATCAGACTCGTTAGGAGAGCCCAAAACGCGAGGTTGCCAGTACAGAACTTGGCAGATAGAGTCGCCGGGATCTTCACGTGGGTCGTCGTAGCCGTTGCCGTCGCTACGTTCTCCGCGTGGATGGCTCTCGGCGCCCCTCTGCCCCTCGCCATCATGTTCATGGCGTCTGTCCTAGTCGTCGCCTGTCCTTGCGCCCTCGGCTTGGCTACGCCTCTCGCCGTAGTCGTAGGGGTCGGGAGGGCCGCCGAGAGGGGGCTTCTTGTGAAGAACGTAGACGCCATGGAGAAGGCGTTGAGGGCCAAATACATAGTTTTCGACAAGACCGGGACTTTGACTCTAGGGTCTCCCAAAGTCGTGAAGTACATAGGCGACGAGGGGGCGTTGGCGCTGGCGGCGTCGGCGGAGTCCAAGTCCCTCCACCCCCTAGCGCGGGCTGTAGTAGAATACGCCAGGGCGCTCGGCCTCGTCGTGAGGGAGCCGGAGTTCTACGACTCGTTTCCCGGCATGGGCGTCTACGCCAAGGTCGACGGCCGCGTGGTGGCTGTGGGCAACGAGAAGCTCGTAGAGAACATGGGCGCCGAAGTGCCGGCCGAGTTGAAAGAGGCCGCACAGGCCTTTCGGTCTCAAGGGTGCGTGGCGGTCTACGTGGTGGTCGACGGCTCCGTGAGGGGCTTAATCGCAGTCGGCGACGAGCTGAGGCCCGAGGTCTCCGACGTCTTGCGGAGGCTTAGGTCGTTGGGCTTGGAGCCCGTAGTTCTGTCCGGCGACGATAGGAGGACCGTAGAGCTCGTATCGAAGTCTCTAGGCATAGGTAGGTTTTACGGAAACGCCGATCCTGAGGCCAAGGCGAAAATATTGGCGGACCTCAAAAGGGAGGGACCTGTCATCTTCGTGGGCGACGGCGTGAACGACGCGCCTGCACTCGCGGCAGCCGACGTGGGCATAGCCGTCTCGAACAGCGCGGAGGTCGCCAAGGAGGCGGGAGACGTCGTGATCAAACAAGGCGATCTGGGCAAGGTGTTGGAGTTCCTGGAGCTCTCTAAGAAGGTCTTGAGGACAGCCCGTTTCAACCTCCTTTGGGCCTTCGCCTACAACGCCGTGTTGATGCCGATAGCCGCCGGCTTGTTCTACCCGGCCCTATATTTGAGGCCAGAGTTCGCCGGACTTGCCATGTCGCTGAGTAGCATTACAGTCACGCTAAATGCCTTAAGGCTCAGAAAGGCCTAG
- a CDS encoding SRPBCC domain-containing protein, whose amino-acid sequence MRVTESGEFFVDRPPNEVVAMLKNPEVAARLIPGLSRVEKSGDEYVGEASIKLGHLSGKMTVRFRYSKVESNYVEVAGRATGLQTTADFKISAEVNAQGSGSIVKWRFDGEARGLAASLAPSIVRTALRSMAEDAARNLAETLKRG is encoded by the coding sequence ATGAGGGTCACAGAGTCGGGCGAATTCTTCGTGGATAGGCCGCCCAACGAGGTGGTCGCGATGTTGAAAAACCCCGAGGTGGCGGCCAGGTTGATCCCCGGCTTGTCTAGGGTGGAGAAGTCCGGCGATGAGTACGTCGGCGAGGCCTCCATCAAGCTGGGCCACCTCTCGGGCAAGATGACGGTTAGATTTAGGTACTCTAAGGTGGAGAGTAACTACGTCGAGGTGGCGGGCAGAGCCACCGGGCTTCAGACAACCGCCGACTTCAAGATATCGGCCGAGGTGAACGCCCAGGGCTCCGGCTCGATTGTGAAGTGGCGATTCGATGGCGAGGCTAGAGGCTTGGCGGCCTCTCTGGCGCCTTCTATAGTCAGAACCGCCTTGAGGAGTATGGCCGAAGACGCCGCGCGGAATCTTGCCGAGACCCTCAAGCGGGGCTAG
- a CDS encoding peroxiredoxin, producing the protein MPLPIGTKAPDFELLNEELKPVRLSEVLKRGRPVILLFFPGAFTSVCTKELCTFRDKMALLNKANAEVLAISVDSPFALKAFKDANRLNFPLLSDYNRIVIGMYDVVQANLLGLPLYHMAKRAVYIIDKDGVIRYVWYSDDPRNEPPYDEVVKEAEKIASS; encoded by the coding sequence ATGCCCCTCCCAATAGGGACAAAAGCTCCGGATTTCGAACTGCTAAATGAAGAGCTCAAACCAGTGAGGCTATCTGAGGTGCTCAAGAGAGGGAGGCCAGTGATACTGCTGTTCTTCCCAGGCGCGTTCACATCTGTATGCACTAAGGAGCTGTGCACGTTTAGGGACAAGATGGCGCTCCTCAACAAGGCCAACGCCGAGGTCTTAGCGATCTCGGTAGACAGCCCCTTCGCGCTAAAGGCCTTCAAGGACGCCAACAGGCTGAACTTCCCGTTGCTCTCGGACTACAATAGGATCGTGATAGGCATGTACGACGTGGTGCAAGCCAACTTGCTGGGACTACCGCTATACCATATGGCCAAACGCGCCGTCTACATCATCGATAAGGACGGCGTCATTAGGTATGTATGGTACAGCGACGACCCGAGGAACGAGCCGCCTTACGACGAGGTGGTCAAAGAAGCCGAGAAGATAGCCAGCTCCTAA
- a CDS encoding dinitrogenase iron-molybdenum cofactor biosynthesis protein: protein MKIAIASTKEGYVFEGHFAHAPIYRIYLYEGGGQLRLVEERKNPLGDVPDVDVEPHGGHMHGPAKYAWLRERILPDVDAIIAAGACQTSHNYFSSQGVKMLYVDPIQVEFLEKYIKENPADFENILNST from the coding sequence ATGAAGATAGCAATCGCCTCGACTAAAGAGGGCTATGTATTCGAGGGGCACTTCGCCCACGCGCCCATATATAGGATATACCTCTACGAGGGCGGCGGCCAGTTGAGGCTTGTAGAGGAACGAAAGAACCCGCTAGGCGATGTCCCGGACGTGGACGTAGAGCCCCACGGGGGACATATGCACGGGCCTGCTAAATACGCGTGGCTTAGGGAGAGGATCCTGCCCGACGTCGACGCCATAATAGCCGCGGGGGCCTGCCAGACCAGCCACAACTACTTCTCCTCGCAGGGCGTCAAGATGCTCTACGTGGACCCGATCCAAGTGGAGTTCCTCGAAAAATACATAAAGGAAAACCCTGCAGATTTCGAAAATATACTTAATTCAACATGA
- a CDS encoding YHS domain-containing protein: MEIDPVCGMQVDPATARYKTLYRGRVYYFCSAMCKEEFEKRPEFYLTHGPQGMPHR; encoded by the coding sequence ATGGAGATAGATCCTGTATGTGGGATGCAGGTGGATCCAGCCACAGCTAGGTACAAGACGTTGTATAGGGGTAGGGTGTATTACTTCTGTTCGGCTATGTGTAAGGAGGAGTTCGAGAAGAGGCCGGAGTTCTATTTGACTCACGGGCCTCAGGGGATGCCGCACCGTTAG